In a single window of the Papaver somniferum cultivar HN1 chromosome 8, ASM357369v1, whole genome shotgun sequence genome:
- the LOC113302842 gene encoding abscisic acid 8'-hydroxylase 1-like translates to MTTTTVCSELQSSSSSSFSVLFIFACIFIISLFLLHRIFKIVTSNGRKLPLPPGTMGWPYIGETFQLYSQNPNVFFASKIKRFGKIFKTHVLGCPCVMISSPAAAKFVLVTQSHLFKPTFPASKERMLGPQAIFFHQGDYHTKLRKLVLRAFMPDSIRNIVTDIESVALQSLKSWDGRFINTFQEMKSYTFNVALLSIFGKDEILYREDLKRCYYVLEQGYNSMPINLPGTLFHKSMKARKELASILAKILCSRRKSGEEEEHHDLLGSLMRKKEALTDEQIADNIIGVIFAARDTTASVLTWILKYLAENPKVLQAVTEEQELIKENCSKNKFDEEEDKEKYLSWGDAKKMPITSRVIQETLRVASILSFTFREAVEDVEYEGYTIPKGWKVLPLFRNIHHSPEIFPEPEKFDPSRFEVAPKPNTFMPFGSGTHSCPGNGLAKLEILVLLHHLTTKYRWSVIGPQNGIQYGPFALPQNGLPIRLHLKS, encoded by the exons ATGACTACTACTACTGTTTGTAGTGAACtgcaatcatcatcatcttcttctttctcagtTCTCTTTATCTTCGCTTGTATCTTCATCATCTCTCTATTTCTTTTACATCGTATCTTCAAAATTGTAACCTCAAATGGGAGAAAACTTCCTCTACCTCCTGGTACCATGGGTTGGCCATATATTGGTGAAACATTCCAGCTCTACTCACAGAACCCCAACGTCTTCTTCGCTTCCAAAATCAAGAG GTTTGGAAAAATATTCAAGACCCATGTACTGGGATGTCCATGCGTCATGATATCAAGTCCTGCAGCAGCTAAATTTGTGTTGGTGACACAATCTCATCTCTTCAAGCCTACATTTCCAGCTAGTAAAGAGAGGATGTTAGGTCCTCAAGCCATCTTTTTCCACCAGGGAGATTACCACACTAAACTCAGGAAGCTTGTTCTGAGAGCATTCATGCCTGATTCTATCCGGAACATCGTCACTGACATCGAATCCGTTGCTCTACAATCTCTCAAATCGTGGGATGGTCGTTTCATCAATACTTTCCAGGAAATGAAATCT TATACATTCAACGTGGCACTACTTTCGATCTTCGGAAAAGACGAGATATTATATAGAGAAGATCTGAAAAGGTGTTACTATGTACTTGAACAAGGCTATAATTCAATGCCCATAAATCTTCCGGGGACACTCTTTCACAAATCAATGAAAGCGAGGAAAGAACTAGCTTCAATTCTGGCAAAGATATTATGTTCAAGACGAAAGAGCGGTGAAGAAGAAGAGCACCATGATTTACTTGGATCATTAATGAGAAAGAAAGAAGCATTGACTGATGAGCAAATAGCTGATAACATCATTGGTGTCATATTTGCTGCTAGAGACACTACTGCCAGCGTACTAACATGGATTCTCAAGTACTTGGCAGAAAATCCTAAAGTCCTTCAAGCTGTCACT GAAGAGCAAGAATTAATAAAGGAAAACTGCAGCAAAAACAagtttgatgaagaagaagataaggaaaAATATTTGAGTTGGGGAGATGCCAAGAAGATGCCAATAACTTCAAGAGTTATTCAAGAGACACTTAGGGTTGCTTCAATTTTATCATTCACCTTCCGAGAAGCTGTTGAAGATGTTGAATATGAAG GTTACACTATACCAAAAGGATGGAAAGTTTTACCACTGTTTAGAAATATTCACCACAGCCCTGAGATCTTCCCAGAGCCTGAGAAATTTGATCCATCTAGATTTGAG GTTGCTCCAAAACCCAACACATTCATGCCATTTGGGAGTGGAACCCACTCATGTCCTGGGAATGGGTTAGCTAAATTGGAGATATTAGTCCTCCTCCATCATCTCACCACAAAATACAg GTGGTCTGTTATAGGGCCACAAAACGGGATCCAATATGGTCCATTTGCGCTTCCCCAAAATGGGTTGCCAATCAGATTACATCTCAAGAGTTAG
- the LOC113305743 gene encoding uncharacterized protein LOC113305743 — translation MGGSQFSGLPNGKYVQCKFYLADAGFANMPQFITPYRGVRYHLKEFGGNRTKYAKELFNLRHASLRNAIERAIGILKRRFTILQLQPQYPFESQVKIVLACCILHNHIRRECINDLIFDDENLQNLLETDPRMQQDSECPTLGRNRQREVASELRTSIADAMWNDYQRRRRG, via the exons ATGGGTGGCTCTCAGTTCAGTGGTCTTCCAAATG GGAAATATGTACAAT GTAAATTTTATCTCGCTGATGCAGGATTCGCCAATATGCCGCAGTTTATTACTCCATATCGTGGTGTCCGTTATCACTTGAAGGAATTTGGTGGAAATCGTACAAAATATGCAAAGGAATTATTCAATCTCCGACATGCATCGTTACGGAATGCAATTGAACGTGCTATCGGTATACTTAAAAGACGCTTCACTATTTTGCAACTGCAGCCTCAATATCCATTCGAATCACAGGTGAAAATTGTACTTGCATGTTGCATCCTTCATAACCACATCCGCAGAGAGTGCATTAATGACTTGATTTTCGATGATGAGAACTTACAAAACCTACTAGAAACCGATCCAAGAATGCAACAAGACAGTGAATGCCCTACACTTGGGAGAAATAGACAACGAGAAGTAGCTTCAGAACTTCGAACTTCAATCGCAGATGCAATGTGGAATGATTATCAGCGTCGCCGCCGCGGCTAA